Part of the Quercus robur chromosome 5, dhQueRobu3.1, whole genome shotgun sequence genome, CAAACAAGGGAAAATAGCACTTTCTCTCCTGTTTTCCtctcttcattttctctctctcctattttcactccaaccaaacagaGCCTTATTGTTGGAATGACCGTATCCGTATTGTCCATATTCACACTTCAAGAACAAGACTTGAATTTTTGAACTTTGATAGCCAACAAAAACCATGGGATCTTTAGGTTTTGGTTTTGCTCACAACCTTGGTAGTTatgtaaaaaccaaaaaccatttCAATGAACAGGCAATATAACTGGAAGAATCGCTCCCAAGCCCTTTATATCCTCTCTTGAACCCAAACAGGCGAAAAACAAAATCCTTTCCTGCATGATAAATTTGGCCATGCACATCAATCCCTAGGCTCCGCAGCAAAAGGATAGCACCAAAGTTTGATATCATGAAGATCTTCCTGCAATTTAGtccaatcaaagagagagatatcacaCTACTGggaattctttatttttatttttcaacatttttgttTGAGATAGGCTAAAATTCATTGCTCTCTAATTTCAATTTTCCACTTAGAGCAtgcatcaaacatatataagcTCTCTGCCAACAACAAAGAATATGAAGTATTAAAGGCcacattacttatcaaaaaaagtatTATAGGCCACATTTAATCTGTCTGAACTCCAACATGAAGTCAGCAAGAGAAAACCACAGGAAAGGGCATCGCCTTATAGCAAAACAAAACCATGACATACTTAACAACATTACTGAAACAAGGTTCTAATACCATGTAACAAGCATTTGCTGGGTCCAAATCCCTTCAATATTATGTCATCACACAACAATGGAAAGTTTCGAGCAACCATAAAACAATCTAGCCAGGTCTTGGATTCCCGGATTAAACTTAAGACCAACTTCCTTTGGTAAAGCCTGTCAATTGTAACTTGAGGAATACAAAGGACAATGCAAAAGTTCCCAAACACTGCAGAAGAGAATCAAGGCAAGAAAAGTATAAAAAGAACAGTGCCAAATTGGTATCATTACATATCAAATGGTTGAGCAGTAAAATAAATCCTGAAGCAGTGAAATCTTAGATTGTAGTCTCAAATCTCTGAAGTAGCAGCAGCAATAAAGACTACATCATACCTTGCACAAACTTTTACAACAGCCTTTGAGAAGTGCACTATGCCACAATCAGTTGACTCTTAATCGGAATCCTCATATACTTCTCCATCATCAGATACCTCATCAAAGGATCTTATGTCAAGCTGGTAACGAAGTATACCCCCGATCCCACCAAACCCTCTGCAAAATTGTGATCCCTCTTGGGATTTGTTGGTGACAAATTCAAGTGTGCAACCAAACCGCTTGTACTCATTCGCAAACCATTCAAGTAAGGGCAACTTCTCCTGAACCTCCAACTCTGAGGAGGTGGCTGAATCCCGGAAGTTGCTCTGATCAGCCTCTTGTTCCTTGTTCAGGTGCTTTATAAGAATCTCACCTGTGGTACTGTTTTTCAACACATACCTGTTAATATCCAAGTTTTCCCACACAATGAGGGTTTCCACAGCACCCATTTCTAGAGTCTTCAACGTGTCATCAACACCAAAGACATATTTACCAGTATCCTGACTGATCTCCTCGAAGTATTTGCCAATCAAGCGTTTCTCTTGTATAAACTTCACATTGGATAGAATTTCTGAGGAAAGCTCAATGGCTTGATTGAAACCATTTTCCCCCCCATAAGAAACATCAACCACATTCAATATCTTTGCTTGTAATCGAGGATCAAACATATCTGACTGACTGAGCTCAGTCTTGAAGTCAGCTGAACCAGCAAGTATAAGTCCAGCAACATTAGGCTGACTCGTAGCAGGATTAATGAAGAACTGTGTGGCAAGTTCTGCAGTCTTTCTTACATAGTTGTGGCGCTTTTCCATTCGAAGACGAGCAAAACGTAGAGCTGACTGCCCTCCTCTGCCATGCTTCTTTGGTAGATCGACTGTGAACTTATGAAGCACTTCTCTTGTGTTTCCACTCAATGTCCCAAAAAGGGTGCCATTTCCATCCATGACTATAAAACCAAACTTGTCATCAGATTCTAAAAGTTCATTTAGAGCTTCTGTGTGAAACTTATTGTCACAGAGGTAGAGTGATGCATTTATAGGCTTAAAAGGCTCAAAGTCAATCGTAACCTTCTTTTCCTTGCCATCTTCAGTAACAATTGTTCCGGTATAAAGCACCAGCCCATTGGGAGGAACCTTGTTATAAAGCTTTAGCCTCTGTTGAGCAGAAGTGATGGCCCCCAACACTGACTGACGGTTCACCCTACTTTTGATGTTTGAAGCAGTTCCAAATTCATCACCTAACATCTTAGTGACCCGAGATATTTGATCACGGGGAGGCATAATAAGAGAAATCATGCTGGTACCATTGCCTCTTGCAGCTTCCAATGCTTTGATCAACTTCTTGATTTTCCATATCTCAATGTTCTTATCCGTTTCTTGAGCATCTGCCATTTTATGTTTTGATAGACACGACTAGAACAAAAATACCAGCCTAGCAATAAAGGTGAAagttagaaaaatattaattaaaagtttttttttttttttaaatgcattaGCATCATCaaccttttagttttaaaaaaggACTTTACAATccaaaaaccaataaaataggACCACAGAAGTATCATAAATTAGTATTATAAATTCACAAGTATTATAATGATTAAGTAATACTAATACAACTTTACAACAACAAATGATATGTGTTCCGCATATTATCAAAACATGAATGCATACACAGACAAAAACAAGGACCATGTGAATATTTATATAGATGGGCAAAAGCTGGGAGAATTAGCCATTTAGTTGTCGAGAATATTTATCACTGTAAAGCTCAGTTAGTAATTCTACATAAATGCATGTATAATACAAGTACTTTTGTAGAGACAAGTTTTATATAATCGTAGGTCAGATTCAGCAGAACCCATGAGCTGCAAATTTTACTGCAACTAATTCTACAATGAGACCCTAACTAAGAAATAAGCCAAGAGCTCTATGCCATTTCCAGCACCCACAAAATTAACACACATACAAATCTCAATATCCTCATTTCCACTAGCAACAAACAGCAAAAAAGCATATCATGAGCCACCCATGTAAGATTCACATACCCTTTAATAAATTACTCCATATCCATGCTTACAGATCCTAGTAACTAAATTTGTGCTAATTTTTATGGCGATGCAATCTAATATGCTTTCCAAGTGAGGCCGAGGGTATCATCATGTACAACAACCACCAAGCCTTAGTCACAAAATTTTGGGGTCGATTATAGATAGTCAGATCGGTCACATGTATTAATTCTTTTCTACCAAAAGTTTGACTCTGTATAACTTCCTTAATTCACATGTCGTTTTTTCACTACTACTATAAATGTCATTATAAAAAACACTACCCAAGTTGTCAACACTAGTATTTATTAAGTATAACACAATGAACTGAGAATCACCCACCATTTCATTTGCCCCTACAATTATAATCAGCTTCAAAATTTCATCTAAACGAATAAATAATCAAAGCAAACCCAAATCCTAATCACCAATGAATTACCAAAAAAACATGACAACAAGTAATACTATCAGTAGCATCAAATGGACTCATAACATTCAACCATGTAATAAGATTCACATAGGTACACCTATAACTAATTTAACTAACTATAATAAATACGTTCTTTTTTTaccaaatttgaaaatgttgactatttttttttgaaagatctGTTCGAATTTtgccccaaaaaaaagtttataaaaatttttttaataggatcCAAAATTAGTTGCGAAATTGACGTAACCGTAAGATCATAACCGCATCAATATTTtccatccaaaaaaataaataaaacaaaaatcagatAATATAAATCTCAAAGTAACAGAATCTAAACTAAAACGAAAATTTATATAATGAaatagaacaagaaaaaaaaggttattattACCTTAGTGGTTAGGACCAATCGGAAAAGGAGACTTGGAAGACTAACAGTGAAGCTCTCTGTCTCTCAAAGAtgcttttagggtttcttaaGCACCGACTTTTgaggaattttctttttaaaaaaaatttattttatttgtttaatgttGGGCCCACAAATAAGATGAGATGAAACTATAAAGCTAGAAATCTGGCCCAAATTATAAAGGGCTACTGGGCCTTCATTCTTCTAAAACCTAAGCCTagagaatttgattttttttttaattgattttcttGGATGTAAAggcaccaattgattttttttttttttttttttttagttaactTCATATTCTAACCTTAGTTCTTCCTTTAATCATATGATATtttaccaattaattttttttttcttctaaaaaaatcccTCGTATAATGTTTTTTTCATCTTGTCTGAAATGATgatataattagtttttttttttttttttttttttttttttttcatgagaaCAAACTAGAATGGAGTCATAGtgtacaaattttaaatttctttgcaacttatttttattaagtagttTTGGCAATTAACTCAATCAAAGCACATTGCTACAAATACTAAAGAGTAGAAGAGAgacaaatatttttctttttttttaaagaaagttcCAACCTATAGCGTTCGCTCTTAATAATAgctatttatcatcaaaccaagatacCAATGGATTTTTAGTGTAAGCAGAGATTAAACTCCAGATTTCTTATTTAACTATCAAGCTAACTGAAACACACGATAcacaaataatttaattaagcaCATTtacaaaaacacccaaaaaaaaaaaaaaaagaattatggcTTTCAATTATAGAGTCTCCCTTCATCAAcggattacattttatttatttattttataacataagGAACCTTTCTAGAAAAAACTATTAGGACTTGTGTAAAACCTACGCAGCTGACCTCACCAGCCAAAACCCACTTATCAAAGCAAGCCTTTTGAAAGTGGGTGTTTAACCTAACCTGTTCTCATTAGCAAAGAAAAGCTTGTTATGTCACCATCTTAAAGACAAGATGAAAGAAGATGTtacatttgtaaatttttataataaagttagataataatttatcatattTCTTCACTCCATTCCAATGCTACTATTAAGATCAGATTAAAAATCCTAAAAGCAATGCCTATTTTCTTGGTGAGGCACCTCGCTAATCAACAACGTGATGACTAAGACATGAGTAAGATCATAGTATACATAGGAATTTtctgagaaaaaagaaaagaaaagaaagagaagttaTTATTAACGTGCGTGCACGGTTGGATTTTTAGAAGTTTCTTTGGCGAAGCAAAAAGCCACCTTGCTTACCAAGCCATTGATTGATGAGTTTATTAAGTCTAACTAACTAtcaaataaatactaaaatattagACAAATCAAGATAGCATATTAGTATTGGAACTAATCCCCCCCTAAACTATGACATTTGACACGTTTCGTGAGGTTGTGTTTTACCTaacaatataaaaagaattatcacgctttgttcttcattttataaaactaaatatataaataagttcAACCCACACGCACAgctctctgtttctttttttttttagacaaagAGGGTTTGAATTTATGGAGTATTGCTTCATAGTTATTACTTACTAGTGCACAGCTAcaactaaaaattttaggagttcaaattatacatggtattagtagtttacactttttaaaaaccacacatttctaaaatatgtattggtttcttatatatttatatatatattgtggggcccgacaacagatgggccagatccacctattcacaggaatacttaaggcccaggccgaagaggatagtagtcccagcccaataaacgcaaagcaccaatgggccatagaaaccgccgaggagggtacagcTCTCGGctagcccagagctacactaaggacaggggtaaaagcggcatagggataatcttgtaagaaatataaaaatatccaggaaaggctgcccaaactacctgccctagacggagctttgcctatcacagagtcgtgtctctttagcctactcaaccactcccaacaactcaggtcttaaactgatgggacaagtgtcaggctaggaaagttcgaccctacacgtggacgaaggaaattgaatgcatgctaatataaaaggaaagtTTGCAACCTAAAGAGAGGGGGGTTTCCGGAAAAGAAAAGGACCAaaaaggggtgaacacctcGAGATCATGTATGAACAACTCAACAGATCCACAGCcgagtaaacatgacttagcctttcgatcccactctctacaaatgatattgcacgggtccatttacgtgcgaacctaACCCTGCTGTGGTccaacgcaaatcgtgtccctacaattggcgccgtctgtgggaaaggcttgcatgttagctcgagcggtggcgaaCAAGGGGCTATGAAGGTGGCTATATCACCAGCGACGTGTTGCTGATATTCCAACATAAGCTCTTACTAGGGGCTACATTCCACGTTGTCAACGACGTGGACAggcctaggggcttcaaacaccaGGCCAGCTCCCCtcaccttattcgaggagctaaaccttcagaaaacaagcaaataaaaagaatcatacaagttttggacagaaccaaggccttgcatggtcctcggacccaagcctctggggaaaccaactacttaaaaagaatcatacaagttttggacagaaccaaggccttgcatggtcctcggacccaagcctctggggaaaccaactacttaaaaagaatcatacaagttttggacagaaccaaggccttgcatggtcctcggacccaagcctctggggaaaccaactacttaaaaagaatcatacaagttttggacagaaccaaggccttgcatggtcctcggacccaagcctctggggaaaccaactacttaaaaagaatcatacaagttttggacagaaccaaggccttgcatggtcctcggacccaaacctctggggaaaccaactacttaaaaagaatcatacaagttttggacagaaccaaggccttgcatggtcctcggacccaagcctctggggaaaccaactacttaaaaagaatcatacaagttttggacagaaccaaggccttgcatggtcctcggacccaagtctctggggaaaccaactacttaaaaagaatcatacaagttttggacagaaccaaggccttgcatggtcctcagacccaagcctctggggaaaccaactacttaaaaagaatcatacaagttttggacagaaccaaggccttgcatggtcctcggacccaagcctctggggaaaccaactacttaaaaagaatcatacaagttttggacagaaccaaggccttgtatggtcctcggacccaagcctctggggaaaccaactacttaaaaagaatcatacaagttttggacagaaccaaggccttgcatggtcctcggacccaagcctctggggaaaccaactacttaaaaagaatcagacaagttttggacagaaccaaggcctcgtatggtcctcggacccaagcctctggggaaaccaactacttaaaaggaaaagctGTGTTACATGGACTCTCTAGTCTGCTTTTGAACCCTTAACACTAAAGGGACCAGTATGGAATGGATTAACGGGTTTCCAAAAGCACCACCAAAGTCACGCAACGCTTGGTCGtgccctcggatgaattattcaAAGTTCGTCACCCTCAGACAATATTCCCAcgcttattacagaacgttcaatcgtcatctcggttagtttcctaagtttaacttactatgagttaTTATCATGTCTGATAGCGTCCatagattagaattagttggatcgGGTTTCAAGAGTCCTTGCTCTAAATACTGCCGAGGAGAAACACACGCGTGGAGTACACCAACTCACAAAGTGGTTTTATCAAAGGAACAACATTcagaataaataaagaaatcgtCATTTCTTACTAAAGCAAAAAGATAGTACAATGTACAATGAAAAAGCTAGAACCAGActgtgtcaaagctcactacatgaccaaaagaaaggaagatacaagagaataagtaaaagccgaggaagtagatcagaggagaagTTGGCTACAGTTCCAAGACCTTGCTCTTCTTCAAAGCTCTcacttgcccacaactcaaacagcgaAAGAGActcaacttgaacctgacaccatggaagaaaaggtgtagggagttgaaggtgatggggctttctctaaatatacgcctaccgcaaagcggaggcgctgatggaggaaaacccttcttctgccgcaccaaaactctggcatggacagaacctgcttcggattttgactaaaagaggggaagattccTTTCCCTCTCGGCGGAGAGGGAGTACTCTCCTGaatttgtgcttcctgtgcccatgccttactgttataagcctcatgaagacacagcgcttctgcggcggaggaagttctttattcccaaccctcattttcaacatgttatgccaagaaaggagagctccggatgtgggaagcgtgatgtgagagaaaactgaaagaaggggtgttatatataaagcaaccatctctccctcctatttatttgaaaagacaagatgatggTAGTCAACTCatgcggcgtcccaaggagcactacagacaaaatggtcttggctcaacttccaacatcaactgcaaccacaagattaaagagcctcgtaaaggcgcacttcGGTCAtcgtgacatcagagagtaccacgtggccagaagttgcagaaatatctcttaattcatgggctaggTGGATTCGTGGACCCGGGGCCGCTTTGTGTAAGGGCCCAGGTACCTTGGCCGACGCCGACCAGCGGCCATGGCCGAGGACAATCACTAttgggcacctcgggaaatACTCAAAGataggggaaaccaagtactgatgcagacattggtcttggatagaacctaaggcttgcatggtcctcggactcgggctaaaaaggaaaccaagtactagtgcagacattggtctcggacagaacctaaggctcgcatggtcctcggacccaagctaaaagataaaacgcatacgttctgaacaaaacccaggttttgcaaagtcctcggactcaggctgctTGGGAAGTCAACTTCCCGAATGAAGAAATCTCTTGGCTTAAACGCTGGAAAGGGATAAGGCTCGCGTATCATGGAGATGATGGAATAACCTAATGATCCGCAACTTAAGGAGACCATTCATCCGGTaggtaacatgtcctcggacAGTTACTTTTTACCTCTTATCTAGCACTTGGCCCCCATCTCGGCCAATTTAAGGTAAGCCTAATTTCTCACTGGTCGGGTGGTTATATCAAATAATAGTAATTCTATTAAAGTTGTGGTGGCGTCTTTTTATTGACAAATATTTCAGCCTTAGTTACCATCAATTCAAATGCcatattattgtgccgagcagcgtgaataaacttataaaacatgaaaatagaacatgtaaaataaatgaatagtaacttttattaatatggaaaattgttacaacgtacaaagaagggcttaaacaagcctagaCAAAAGTAAACTGTCAAAATAACATTAGCATCCGCAGTACAGATAAGTAAATAATCAGCTGccctttaaactcgccttcaaagcttTTTCGATCTCTGCCTCAGtgctgctcatatcaggagaagatccttatacaaaaataatgaaggagaaggaagaagaattggaagacatggaagcacttcaacAAGCTCTTGTTGCCGAAGAAagtaagggaaaaagaagatggaggacatgagcgggaaggaggagaagaagagagaagcaatgaaaagaaagtaaaaggagcaaaagagggaaaaggggagccatattaggtatgctcatgagagagcagatggagatgacaagggaggtttttgaCTCAGACACACCGGAAATAGGAcgtgacgagcccctgcttcggattttggctaaaagaatggggagacaaaccttgagtctccaccactcttgccccgaccgagccatctcaagtttcgtTAAAGTATGGTGTTTCTGGGAAAGGAGGGATTCATTCATGGTTGATCACTATGGGGGGCGTGTTATCGAATGAGGAATAACCagatggaggaagtggattctgagaagaGTTTAAGGGATTcgcatatgagagaatcaccttcttgtcttctctctttatataggggaaaaAGATGAGGGTACGTGACACACTCCGATCCTCTAACAAATCTGCTAGTAAATGCAAAACCGTTTCGTTTCTCCAAGCTATCCGTAACCGCTAGAGTTAAGaggcctcgtaaaaggaagacattAAAAGCGCACTACGACTAACCAAACGGAATAAACGCATCACGCGTAAGTCAAGGGAAATAcctcgtagaccggcgcattccttggggaggtgaaaagtcgccaacgttgatcaaggacCGAACTTAATGAGCCGCAATAAAgtctcggtattatcaaaacccacctttccaaccgaggagttggatagcagggttttgaggggctattgtggggcccgacaacagatgggccagatccacctattcacaggaatacttaaggcccaggccgaagaggatagtagtcccagcccaataaacgcaaagcaccaatgggccatagaaaccgccgaggagggtacagcTCTCGGctagcccagagctacactaaggacaggggtaaaagcggcatagggataatcttgtaagaaatataaaaatatccaggaaaggctgcccaaactacctgccctagacggagctttgcctatcacagagtcgtgtctctttagcctactcaaccactcccaacaactcaggtcttaaactgatgggacaagtgtcaggctaggaaagttcgaccctacacatggacgaaggaaattgaatgcatgctaatataaaaggaaagtTTGCAACCTAAAGAGAGGGGGGCTTCCGGAAAAGAAAAGGACCAaaaaggggtgaacacctcGAGATCATGTATGAACAACTCAACAGATCCACAGCcgagtaaacatgacttagcctttcgatcccactctctacaaatgatattgcacgggtccatttacgtgcgaacctaACCCTGCTGTGGTccaacgcaaatcgtgtccctacatatatatatatatacactataaAAGTTGGACTTAGAAACTATGGTTGCGCCGAGTGGTTTCACCAAATTACAGaaatttttatagattttgaaagatattattattattttgtcaatttgattacaatccaaattctgtttttttcatttttttaaaaaaatatataatttcttttttgttcttatcttcttctcctataatttctaagctgataaaaatcttaacacttattttttagatttagaatTCAGCTTCACACATCCACAAATTAAATTGGCattagactttttgtttttatcaactTCTTCAATGTGGAGTGTGTATACATAAATCAGATAATTCATATAaattatgtaataattattttgttcttcataaaattatatattttatatgtctaTGAACAAAACAAATCCGTATAATGCATGAGCTTtcaactaaaatatatatatagttaaaaaatagacattgcaaaaaaatttaaaaatcagcTCATTTTTGTATCCAGTTACGTTGTAATTTTAGTGGTGTATCttataaactcttttctggAACAAATAGTGAAATAgataagaaaacaaacacatAGAGGCCTACTTATTTAGTATTCTATTTCAAAAAGGGATAGGAGTCCCAAGTGAATTTATAAGGGACGTAAAGATAaagcggttttttttttttttttttgataaatggttgcttttatttgttatataaataGAGACAAATAATAAATAGAGACATGCATGTGACTATGTGAGgtaattagagagagagagaagccaAAGAGTGCCGCAggaataatgaaaaataaaagaaagaaaaatgcagTGAGAGAAGATggttaatttatataatttcttttgttcAGGCTAGTTTGGAGAAAGCAAGAATCATGgtcattgttttatttttatataaccAAGAATAATGTTTGTTTGTGAGACAGTGATACTTCTTTTGTATTGTAGATGCATTAAAAGTCACATTCATGATTGAACATTTAAGATACAAATTTTATGCTTAGACATgcttctaaatatatatatatatatatatatatatatatatatatatatagttagacATTATTTTGTATACCATACATGAATTAC contains:
- the LOC126725198 gene encoding eukaryotic peptide chain release factor subunit 1-3 gives rise to the protein MADAQETDKNIEIWKIKKLIKALEAARGNGTSMISLIMPPRDQISRVTKMLGDEFGTASNIKSRVNRQSVLGAITSAQQRLKLYNKVPPNGLVLYTGTIVTEDGKEKKVTIDFEPFKPINASLYLCDNKFHTEALNELLESDDKFGFIVMDGNGTLFGTLSGNTREVLHKFTVDLPKKHGRGGQSALRFARLRMEKRHNYVRKTAELATQFFINPATSQPNVAGLILAGSADFKTELSQSDMFDPRLQAKILNVVDVSYGGENGFNQAIELSSEILSNVKFIQEKRLIGKYFEEISQDTGKYVFGVDDTLKTLEMGAVETLIVWENLDINRYVLKNSTTGEILIKHLNKEQEADQSNFRDSATSSELEVQEKLPLLEWFANEYKRFGCTLEFVTNKSQEGSQFCRGFGGIGGILRYQLDIRSFDEVSDDGEVYEDSD